A window of Danaus plexippus chromosome 12, MEX_DaPlex, whole genome shotgun sequence contains these coding sequences:
- the LOC116772472 gene encoding armadillo repeat-containing protein 8-like isoform X2, which yields MQQLTIFMDIESSRSYIDEIYSSNPEKLLEALVTLKNSVIGSNRQKSSVIQQGIVPRLLQLMTDDGLDPNIRLEATITIGSLAKGTPENVASLVEQGTTIVLVELLKVVPTGTKLAEACLCALRSIFQHPPAPIGALPADMRLLGRLTVIAREGSLTARACVVRILSIWCGGPLEQEALCAAGACAAVAALLAARPDAAPPMARALPALDLLAAMCFENASVSQVALTTRHGDKTIPELLMALVSRDKPLPVAMGAARCLTFIHRAGALGADDNRVVFGALPCLARLCTKDMPEDIRATAAETLAYLAEVDTSLQRLAAISNHLMSSLADIVTCSSSAAKQGAFKCFASLGANDEDIRKKIIETHSIMVHVVNGMNNQEASVRLAAVRCLHSLSRSVQQLRTTFQDHEVWRPLMFLLNDSPGTELLTVGSSTLCNLLLEFSPAKEPMLDQECVFVRSGAVEMLCGLTRRPEAALRLNGIWALMNMAFQAEQKVKQRILCCLGTEQMFRLLGDGDTRVIMKTLGLLRNLLSTRHHIDAIMAEYSSQVMQAVIVVLEGSYPAEVKEQALCILGNIGDGEKAKDLIMDNEDVLRKLVDYLAHPESKLQEAALFVAGNLVWRGEAGAAARQARLADLGVLRALKLLRARHDAHHLHDKVKTALAQFNDFT from the exons ATGCAACAGCTCACAATATTCATG gaTATCGAGAGTTCACGTTCATATATAGACGAGATTTATTCGTCGAATCCAGAGAAACTGTTGGAGGCTCTGGTCACTTTGAAGAATTCAGTGATTGGCAGTAACAGACAAAAGAGTTCGGTGATACAACAAGGAATAGTTCCTAGACTGTTGCAGCTTATGACGGACGATGGCCTCGATCCGAATATAAGGCTTGAAGCAACGATCACAATTG GATCCCTGGCCAAAGGAACACCAGAAAATGTGGCGTCACTAGTTGAGCAAGGGACAACTATAGTTCTTGTGGAGTTGTTGAAAGTAGTGCCGACTGGTACTAAGCTAGCAGAAGCATGTCTGTGTGCACTCAGGAGTATATTTCAACATCCACCAGCACCAATTGGTGCCCTCCCTGCTGATATGAGACTGCTGGGAAGATTAAcag TAATAGCCAGGGAGGGATCTCTGACGGCGCGTGCGTGCGTGGTTCGCATCCTGTCAATATGGTGCGGAGGTCCCCTGGAACAGGAGGCTTTATGTGCGGCGGGGGCATGTGCGGCGGTGGCAGCCCTGCTGGCGGCCAGGCCAGATGCCGCACCACCCATGGCTAGAGCGCTGCCGGCCTTGGATCTTTTAGCTGCCATGTGCTTTGAAAATGCCAGTGTTTCGCAGGTCGCACTCACAACCAG ACACGGCGACAAAACAATTCCTGAGTTATTAATGGCATTGGTATCAAGAGATAAACCATTGCCGGTGGCTATGGGTGCAGCTAGATGTCTCACATTCATACATCGAGCGGGTGCATTAGGAGCTGATGATAATAG GGTGGTATTTGGAGCGTTGCCTTGTTTGGCGAGATTGTGTACAAAGGATATGCCCGAAGACATCAGAGCGACCGCTGCTGAGACTTTGGCTTATTTGGCAGAA GTGGACACATCCCTTCAAAGGCTGGCGGCTATATCGAATCACCTGATGAGTTCGTTAGCTGATATAGTCACGTGTTCGTCGTCAGCGGCCAAGCAGGGAGCCTTCAAGTGTTTCGCATCACTGGGAGCCAACGATGAAGACATACGGAAGAAGATCATAGAAACCCACAGCATCATGGTCCATGTGGTGAATGGGATGAACAATCAAGAGGCGTCG GTGAGGCTGGCGGCCGTGAGATGTCTCCATTCACTGTCAAGGTCAGTTCAGCAGTTACGGACGACATTTCAG GATCACGAAGTTTGGCGGCCATTAATGTTCCTCTTGAACGACTCGCCGGGAACCGAACTCCTGACCGTTGGATCTTCGACGCTATGCAATCTGCTCCTTGAGTTCTCTCCCGCCAAAGAACCCATGTTAGACCAAG AATGTGTATTTGTGCGTTCAGGTGCCGTTGAGATGTTGTGTGGTCTCACCAGGCGACCGGAGGCAGCGCTGAGGCTTAACGGGATATGGGCGCTCATGAATATGGCCTTCCAg GCTGAACAGAAGGTTAAGCAGCGGATTCTGTGTTGTTTGGGCACGGAACAGATGTTCAGATTACTAGGCGACGGAGACACGCGGGTTATCATGAAAACTCTGGGTTTATTAAGAAATCTGCTGTCTACCAGGCACCACATTGACGCTATCATGGCGGAATATTCTTCGCAAGTTATGCAG GCTGTGATAGTAGTCCTCGAGGGTTCGTACCCGGCGGAGGTGAAGGAGCAGGCGCTGTGCATCCTCGGGAACATTGGAGACGGAGAGAAGGCCAAGGACCTCATTATGGATAACGAGGACGTGCTCAGGAAACTAGTCGATTATCTG GCGCACCCGGAGTCGAAACTGCAAGAAGCAGCTTTGTTCGTGGCGGGTAACTTGGTGTGGCGCGGCGAGGCGGGCGCGGCGGCGCGGCAGGCGCGGCTCGCGGACCTCGGCGTGCTGCGCGCCCTCAAGCTCCTGCGGGCCAGGCACGACGCCCACCACCTGCACGACAA AGTGAAAACGGCCCTAGCACAGTTCAACGATTTCACATAG
- the LOC116772472 gene encoding armadillo repeat-containing protein 8-like isoform X4 produces the protein MQQLTIFMDIESSRSYIDEIYSSNPEKLLEALVTLKNSVIGSNRQKSSVIQQGIVPRLLQLMTDDGLDPNIRLEATITIGSLAKGTPENVASLVEQGTTIVLVELLKVVPTGTKLAEACLCALRSIFQHPPAPIGALPADMRLLGRLTASVIAREGSLTARACVVRILSIWCGGPLEQEALCAAGACAAVAALLAARPDAAPPMARALPALDLLAAMCFENASVSQVALTTRHGDKTIPELLMALVSRDKPLPVAMGAARCLTFIHRAGALGADDNRVVFGALPCLARLCTKDMPEDIRATAAETLAYLAEVDTSLQRLAAISNHLMSSLADIVTCSSSAAKQGAFKCFASLGANDEDIRKKIIETHSIMVHVVNGMNNQEASVRLAAVRCLHSLSRSVQQLRTTFQDHEVWRPLMFLLNDSPGTELLTVGSSTLCNLLLEFSPAKEPMLDQGAVEMLCGLTRRPEAALRLNGIWALMNMAFQAEQKVKQRILCCLGTEQMFRLLGDGDTRVIMKTLGLLRNLLSTRHHIDAIMAEYSSQVMQAVIVVLEGSYPAEVKEQALCILGNIGDGEKAKDLIMDNEDVLRKLVDYLAHPESKLQEAALFVAGNLVWRGEAGAAARQARLADLGVLRALKLLRARHDAHHLHDKVKTALAQFNDFT, from the exons ATGCAACAGCTCACAATATTCATG gaTATCGAGAGTTCACGTTCATATATAGACGAGATTTATTCGTCGAATCCAGAGAAACTGTTGGAGGCTCTGGTCACTTTGAAGAATTCAGTGATTGGCAGTAACAGACAAAAGAGTTCGGTGATACAACAAGGAATAGTTCCTAGACTGTTGCAGCTTATGACGGACGATGGCCTCGATCCGAATATAAGGCTTGAAGCAACGATCACAATTG GATCCCTGGCCAAAGGAACACCAGAAAATGTGGCGTCACTAGTTGAGCAAGGGACAACTATAGTTCTTGTGGAGTTGTTGAAAGTAGTGCCGACTGGTACTAAGCTAGCAGAAGCATGTCTGTGTGCACTCAGGAGTATATTTCAACATCCACCAGCACCAATTGGTGCCCTCCCTGCTGATATGAGACTGCTGGGAAGATTAAcag CGTCAGTAATAGCCAGGGAGGGATCTCTGACGGCGCGTGCGTGCGTGGTTCGCATCCTGTCAATATGGTGCGGAGGTCCCCTGGAACAGGAGGCTTTATGTGCGGCGGGGGCATGTGCGGCGGTGGCAGCCCTGCTGGCGGCCAGGCCAGATGCCGCACCACCCATGGCTAGAGCGCTGCCGGCCTTGGATCTTTTAGCTGCCATGTGCTTTGAAAATGCCAGTGTTTCGCAGGTCGCACTCACAACCAG ACACGGCGACAAAACAATTCCTGAGTTATTAATGGCATTGGTATCAAGAGATAAACCATTGCCGGTGGCTATGGGTGCAGCTAGATGTCTCACATTCATACATCGAGCGGGTGCATTAGGAGCTGATGATAATAG GGTGGTATTTGGAGCGTTGCCTTGTTTGGCGAGATTGTGTACAAAGGATATGCCCGAAGACATCAGAGCGACCGCTGCTGAGACTTTGGCTTATTTGGCAGAA GTGGACACATCCCTTCAAAGGCTGGCGGCTATATCGAATCACCTGATGAGTTCGTTAGCTGATATAGTCACGTGTTCGTCGTCAGCGGCCAAGCAGGGAGCCTTCAAGTGTTTCGCATCACTGGGAGCCAACGATGAAGACATACGGAAGAAGATCATAGAAACCCACAGCATCATGGTCCATGTGGTGAATGGGATGAACAATCAAGAGGCGTCG GTGAGGCTGGCGGCCGTGAGATGTCTCCATTCACTGTCAAGGTCAGTTCAGCAGTTACGGACGACATTTCAG GATCACGAAGTTTGGCGGCCATTAATGTTCCTCTTGAACGACTCGCCGGGAACCGAACTCCTGACCGTTGGATCTTCGACGCTATGCAATCTGCTCCTTGAGTTCTCTCCCGCCAAAGAACCCATGTTAGACCAAG GTGCCGTTGAGATGTTGTGTGGTCTCACCAGGCGACCGGAGGCAGCGCTGAGGCTTAACGGGATATGGGCGCTCATGAATATGGCCTTCCAg GCTGAACAGAAGGTTAAGCAGCGGATTCTGTGTTGTTTGGGCACGGAACAGATGTTCAGATTACTAGGCGACGGAGACACGCGGGTTATCATGAAAACTCTGGGTTTATTAAGAAATCTGCTGTCTACCAGGCACCACATTGACGCTATCATGGCGGAATATTCTTCGCAAGTTATGCAG GCTGTGATAGTAGTCCTCGAGGGTTCGTACCCGGCGGAGGTGAAGGAGCAGGCGCTGTGCATCCTCGGGAACATTGGAGACGGAGAGAAGGCCAAGGACCTCATTATGGATAACGAGGACGTGCTCAGGAAACTAGTCGATTATCTG GCGCACCCGGAGTCGAAACTGCAAGAAGCAGCTTTGTTCGTGGCGGGTAACTTGGTGTGGCGCGGCGAGGCGGGCGCGGCGGCGCGGCAGGCGCGGCTCGCGGACCTCGGCGTGCTGCGCGCCCTCAAGCTCCTGCGGGCCAGGCACGACGCCCACCACCTGCACGACAA AGTGAAAACGGCCCTAGCACAGTTCAACGATTTCACATAG
- the LOC116772472 gene encoding armadillo repeat-containing protein 8-like isoform X1 — translation MQQLTIFMDIESSRSYIDEIYSSNPEKLLEALVTLKNSVIGSNRQKSSVIQQGIVPRLLQLMTDDGLDPNIRLEATITIGSLAKGTPENVASLVEQGTTIVLVELLKVVPTGTKLAEACLCALRSIFQHPPAPIGALPADMRLLGRLTASVIAREGSLTARACVVRILSIWCGGPLEQEALCAAGACAAVAALLAARPDAAPPMARALPALDLLAAMCFENASVSQVALTTRHGDKTIPELLMALVSRDKPLPVAMGAARCLTFIHRAGALGADDNRVVFGALPCLARLCTKDMPEDIRATAAETLAYLAEVDTSLQRLAAISNHLMSSLADIVTCSSSAAKQGAFKCFASLGANDEDIRKKIIETHSIMVHVVNGMNNQEASVRLAAVRCLHSLSRSVQQLRTTFQDHEVWRPLMFLLNDSPGTELLTVGSSTLCNLLLEFSPAKEPMLDQECVFVRSGAVEMLCGLTRRPEAALRLNGIWALMNMAFQAEQKVKQRILCCLGTEQMFRLLGDGDTRVIMKTLGLLRNLLSTRHHIDAIMAEYSSQVMQAVIVVLEGSYPAEVKEQALCILGNIGDGEKAKDLIMDNEDVLRKLVDYLAHPESKLQEAALFVAGNLVWRGEAGAAARQARLADLGVLRALKLLRARHDAHHLHDKVKTALAQFNDFT, via the exons ATGCAACAGCTCACAATATTCATG gaTATCGAGAGTTCACGTTCATATATAGACGAGATTTATTCGTCGAATCCAGAGAAACTGTTGGAGGCTCTGGTCACTTTGAAGAATTCAGTGATTGGCAGTAACAGACAAAAGAGTTCGGTGATACAACAAGGAATAGTTCCTAGACTGTTGCAGCTTATGACGGACGATGGCCTCGATCCGAATATAAGGCTTGAAGCAACGATCACAATTG GATCCCTGGCCAAAGGAACACCAGAAAATGTGGCGTCACTAGTTGAGCAAGGGACAACTATAGTTCTTGTGGAGTTGTTGAAAGTAGTGCCGACTGGTACTAAGCTAGCAGAAGCATGTCTGTGTGCACTCAGGAGTATATTTCAACATCCACCAGCACCAATTGGTGCCCTCCCTGCTGATATGAGACTGCTGGGAAGATTAAcag CGTCAGTAATAGCCAGGGAGGGATCTCTGACGGCGCGTGCGTGCGTGGTTCGCATCCTGTCAATATGGTGCGGAGGTCCCCTGGAACAGGAGGCTTTATGTGCGGCGGGGGCATGTGCGGCGGTGGCAGCCCTGCTGGCGGCCAGGCCAGATGCCGCACCACCCATGGCTAGAGCGCTGCCGGCCTTGGATCTTTTAGCTGCCATGTGCTTTGAAAATGCCAGTGTTTCGCAGGTCGCACTCACAACCAG ACACGGCGACAAAACAATTCCTGAGTTATTAATGGCATTGGTATCAAGAGATAAACCATTGCCGGTGGCTATGGGTGCAGCTAGATGTCTCACATTCATACATCGAGCGGGTGCATTAGGAGCTGATGATAATAG GGTGGTATTTGGAGCGTTGCCTTGTTTGGCGAGATTGTGTACAAAGGATATGCCCGAAGACATCAGAGCGACCGCTGCTGAGACTTTGGCTTATTTGGCAGAA GTGGACACATCCCTTCAAAGGCTGGCGGCTATATCGAATCACCTGATGAGTTCGTTAGCTGATATAGTCACGTGTTCGTCGTCAGCGGCCAAGCAGGGAGCCTTCAAGTGTTTCGCATCACTGGGAGCCAACGATGAAGACATACGGAAGAAGATCATAGAAACCCACAGCATCATGGTCCATGTGGTGAATGGGATGAACAATCAAGAGGCGTCG GTGAGGCTGGCGGCCGTGAGATGTCTCCATTCACTGTCAAGGTCAGTTCAGCAGTTACGGACGACATTTCAG GATCACGAAGTTTGGCGGCCATTAATGTTCCTCTTGAACGACTCGCCGGGAACCGAACTCCTGACCGTTGGATCTTCGACGCTATGCAATCTGCTCCTTGAGTTCTCTCCCGCCAAAGAACCCATGTTAGACCAAG AATGTGTATTTGTGCGTTCAGGTGCCGTTGAGATGTTGTGTGGTCTCACCAGGCGACCGGAGGCAGCGCTGAGGCTTAACGGGATATGGGCGCTCATGAATATGGCCTTCCAg GCTGAACAGAAGGTTAAGCAGCGGATTCTGTGTTGTTTGGGCACGGAACAGATGTTCAGATTACTAGGCGACGGAGACACGCGGGTTATCATGAAAACTCTGGGTTTATTAAGAAATCTGCTGTCTACCAGGCACCACATTGACGCTATCATGGCGGAATATTCTTCGCAAGTTATGCAG GCTGTGATAGTAGTCCTCGAGGGTTCGTACCCGGCGGAGGTGAAGGAGCAGGCGCTGTGCATCCTCGGGAACATTGGAGACGGAGAGAAGGCCAAGGACCTCATTATGGATAACGAGGACGTGCTCAGGAAACTAGTCGATTATCTG GCGCACCCGGAGTCGAAACTGCAAGAAGCAGCTTTGTTCGTGGCGGGTAACTTGGTGTGGCGCGGCGAGGCGGGCGCGGCGGCGCGGCAGGCGCGGCTCGCGGACCTCGGCGTGCTGCGCGCCCTCAAGCTCCTGCGGGCCAGGCACGACGCCCACCACCTGCACGACAA AGTGAAAACGGCCCTAGCACAGTTCAACGATTTCACATAG
- the LOC116772472 gene encoding armadillo repeat-containing protein 8-like isoform X3, with protein MQQLTIFMDIESSRSYIDEIYSSNPEKLLEALVTLKNSVIGSNRQKSSVIQQGIVPRLLQLMTDDGLDPNIRLEATITIGSLAKGTPENVASLVEQGTTIVLVELLKVVPTGTKLAEACLCALRSIFQHPPAPIGALPADMRLLGRLTAREGSLTARACVVRILSIWCGGPLEQEALCAAGACAAVAALLAARPDAAPPMARALPALDLLAAMCFENASVSQVALTTRHGDKTIPELLMALVSRDKPLPVAMGAARCLTFIHRAGALGADDNRVVFGALPCLARLCTKDMPEDIRATAAETLAYLAEVDTSLQRLAAISNHLMSSLADIVTCSSSAAKQGAFKCFASLGANDEDIRKKIIETHSIMVHVVNGMNNQEASVRLAAVRCLHSLSRSVQQLRTTFQDHEVWRPLMFLLNDSPGTELLTVGSSTLCNLLLEFSPAKEPMLDQECVFVRSGAVEMLCGLTRRPEAALRLNGIWALMNMAFQAEQKVKQRILCCLGTEQMFRLLGDGDTRVIMKTLGLLRNLLSTRHHIDAIMAEYSSQVMQAVIVVLEGSYPAEVKEQALCILGNIGDGEKAKDLIMDNEDVLRKLVDYLAHPESKLQEAALFVAGNLVWRGEAGAAARQARLADLGVLRALKLLRARHDAHHLHDKVKTALAQFNDFT; from the exons ATGCAACAGCTCACAATATTCATG gaTATCGAGAGTTCACGTTCATATATAGACGAGATTTATTCGTCGAATCCAGAGAAACTGTTGGAGGCTCTGGTCACTTTGAAGAATTCAGTGATTGGCAGTAACAGACAAAAGAGTTCGGTGATACAACAAGGAATAGTTCCTAGACTGTTGCAGCTTATGACGGACGATGGCCTCGATCCGAATATAAGGCTTGAAGCAACGATCACAATTG GATCCCTGGCCAAAGGAACACCAGAAAATGTGGCGTCACTAGTTGAGCAAGGGACAACTATAGTTCTTGTGGAGTTGTTGAAAGTAGTGCCGACTGGTACTAAGCTAGCAGAAGCATGTCTGTGTGCACTCAGGAGTATATTTCAACATCCACCAGCACCAATTGGTGCCCTCCCTGCTGATATGAGACTGCTGGGAAGATTAAcag CCAGGGAGGGATCTCTGACGGCGCGTGCGTGCGTGGTTCGCATCCTGTCAATATGGTGCGGAGGTCCCCTGGAACAGGAGGCTTTATGTGCGGCGGGGGCATGTGCGGCGGTGGCAGCCCTGCTGGCGGCCAGGCCAGATGCCGCACCACCCATGGCTAGAGCGCTGCCGGCCTTGGATCTTTTAGCTGCCATGTGCTTTGAAAATGCCAGTGTTTCGCAGGTCGCACTCACAACCAG ACACGGCGACAAAACAATTCCTGAGTTATTAATGGCATTGGTATCAAGAGATAAACCATTGCCGGTGGCTATGGGTGCAGCTAGATGTCTCACATTCATACATCGAGCGGGTGCATTAGGAGCTGATGATAATAG GGTGGTATTTGGAGCGTTGCCTTGTTTGGCGAGATTGTGTACAAAGGATATGCCCGAAGACATCAGAGCGACCGCTGCTGAGACTTTGGCTTATTTGGCAGAA GTGGACACATCCCTTCAAAGGCTGGCGGCTATATCGAATCACCTGATGAGTTCGTTAGCTGATATAGTCACGTGTTCGTCGTCAGCGGCCAAGCAGGGAGCCTTCAAGTGTTTCGCATCACTGGGAGCCAACGATGAAGACATACGGAAGAAGATCATAGAAACCCACAGCATCATGGTCCATGTGGTGAATGGGATGAACAATCAAGAGGCGTCG GTGAGGCTGGCGGCCGTGAGATGTCTCCATTCACTGTCAAGGTCAGTTCAGCAGTTACGGACGACATTTCAG GATCACGAAGTTTGGCGGCCATTAATGTTCCTCTTGAACGACTCGCCGGGAACCGAACTCCTGACCGTTGGATCTTCGACGCTATGCAATCTGCTCCTTGAGTTCTCTCCCGCCAAAGAACCCATGTTAGACCAAG AATGTGTATTTGTGCGTTCAGGTGCCGTTGAGATGTTGTGTGGTCTCACCAGGCGACCGGAGGCAGCGCTGAGGCTTAACGGGATATGGGCGCTCATGAATATGGCCTTCCAg GCTGAACAGAAGGTTAAGCAGCGGATTCTGTGTTGTTTGGGCACGGAACAGATGTTCAGATTACTAGGCGACGGAGACACGCGGGTTATCATGAAAACTCTGGGTTTATTAAGAAATCTGCTGTCTACCAGGCACCACATTGACGCTATCATGGCGGAATATTCTTCGCAAGTTATGCAG GCTGTGATAGTAGTCCTCGAGGGTTCGTACCCGGCGGAGGTGAAGGAGCAGGCGCTGTGCATCCTCGGGAACATTGGAGACGGAGAGAAGGCCAAGGACCTCATTATGGATAACGAGGACGTGCTCAGGAAACTAGTCGATTATCTG GCGCACCCGGAGTCGAAACTGCAAGAAGCAGCTTTGTTCGTGGCGGGTAACTTGGTGTGGCGCGGCGAGGCGGGCGCGGCGGCGCGGCAGGCGCGGCTCGCGGACCTCGGCGTGCTGCGCGCCCTCAAGCTCCTGCGGGCCAGGCACGACGCCCACCACCTGCACGACAA AGTGAAAACGGCCCTAGCACAGTTCAACGATTTCACATAG
- the LOC116772472 gene encoding armadillo repeat-containing protein 8-like isoform X5, whose protein sequence is MQQLTIFMDIESSRSYIDEIYSSNPEKLLEALVTLKNSVIGSNRQKSSVIQQGIVPRLLQLMTDDGLDPNIRLEATITIGSLAKGTPENVASLVEQGTTIVLVELLKVVPTGTKLAEACLCALRSIFQHPPAPIGALPADMRLLGRLTVIAREGSLTARACVVRILSIWCGGPLEQEALCAAGACAAVAALLAARPDAAPPMARALPALDLLAAMCFENASVSQVALTTRHGDKTIPELLMALVSRDKPLPVAMGAARCLTFIHRAGALGADDNRVVFGALPCLARLCTKDMPEDIRATAAETLAYLAEVDTSLQRLAAISNHLMSSLADIVTCSSSAAKQGAFKCFASLGANDEDIRKKIIETHSIMVHVVNGMNNQEASVRLAAVRCLHSLSRSVQQLRTTFQDHEVWRPLMFLLNDSPGTELLTVGSSTLCNLLLEFSPAKEPMLDQGAVEMLCGLTRRPEAALRLNGIWALMNMAFQAEQKVKQRILCCLGTEQMFRLLGDGDTRVIMKTLGLLRNLLSTRHHIDAIMAEYSSQVMQAVIVVLEGSYPAEVKEQALCILGNIGDGEKAKDLIMDNEDVLRKLVDYLAHPESKLQEAALFVAGNLVWRGEAGAAARQARLADLGVLRALKLLRARHDAHHLHDKVKTALAQFNDFT, encoded by the exons ATGCAACAGCTCACAATATTCATG gaTATCGAGAGTTCACGTTCATATATAGACGAGATTTATTCGTCGAATCCAGAGAAACTGTTGGAGGCTCTGGTCACTTTGAAGAATTCAGTGATTGGCAGTAACAGACAAAAGAGTTCGGTGATACAACAAGGAATAGTTCCTAGACTGTTGCAGCTTATGACGGACGATGGCCTCGATCCGAATATAAGGCTTGAAGCAACGATCACAATTG GATCCCTGGCCAAAGGAACACCAGAAAATGTGGCGTCACTAGTTGAGCAAGGGACAACTATAGTTCTTGTGGAGTTGTTGAAAGTAGTGCCGACTGGTACTAAGCTAGCAGAAGCATGTCTGTGTGCACTCAGGAGTATATTTCAACATCCACCAGCACCAATTGGTGCCCTCCCTGCTGATATGAGACTGCTGGGAAGATTAAcag TAATAGCCAGGGAGGGATCTCTGACGGCGCGTGCGTGCGTGGTTCGCATCCTGTCAATATGGTGCGGAGGTCCCCTGGAACAGGAGGCTTTATGTGCGGCGGGGGCATGTGCGGCGGTGGCAGCCCTGCTGGCGGCCAGGCCAGATGCCGCACCACCCATGGCTAGAGCGCTGCCGGCCTTGGATCTTTTAGCTGCCATGTGCTTTGAAAATGCCAGTGTTTCGCAGGTCGCACTCACAACCAG ACACGGCGACAAAACAATTCCTGAGTTATTAATGGCATTGGTATCAAGAGATAAACCATTGCCGGTGGCTATGGGTGCAGCTAGATGTCTCACATTCATACATCGAGCGGGTGCATTAGGAGCTGATGATAATAG GGTGGTATTTGGAGCGTTGCCTTGTTTGGCGAGATTGTGTACAAAGGATATGCCCGAAGACATCAGAGCGACCGCTGCTGAGACTTTGGCTTATTTGGCAGAA GTGGACACATCCCTTCAAAGGCTGGCGGCTATATCGAATCACCTGATGAGTTCGTTAGCTGATATAGTCACGTGTTCGTCGTCAGCGGCCAAGCAGGGAGCCTTCAAGTGTTTCGCATCACTGGGAGCCAACGATGAAGACATACGGAAGAAGATCATAGAAACCCACAGCATCATGGTCCATGTGGTGAATGGGATGAACAATCAAGAGGCGTCG GTGAGGCTGGCGGCCGTGAGATGTCTCCATTCACTGTCAAGGTCAGTTCAGCAGTTACGGACGACATTTCAG GATCACGAAGTTTGGCGGCCATTAATGTTCCTCTTGAACGACTCGCCGGGAACCGAACTCCTGACCGTTGGATCTTCGACGCTATGCAATCTGCTCCTTGAGTTCTCTCCCGCCAAAGAACCCATGTTAGACCAAG GTGCCGTTGAGATGTTGTGTGGTCTCACCAGGCGACCGGAGGCAGCGCTGAGGCTTAACGGGATATGGGCGCTCATGAATATGGCCTTCCAg GCTGAACAGAAGGTTAAGCAGCGGATTCTGTGTTGTTTGGGCACGGAACAGATGTTCAGATTACTAGGCGACGGAGACACGCGGGTTATCATGAAAACTCTGGGTTTATTAAGAAATCTGCTGTCTACCAGGCACCACATTGACGCTATCATGGCGGAATATTCTTCGCAAGTTATGCAG GCTGTGATAGTAGTCCTCGAGGGTTCGTACCCGGCGGAGGTGAAGGAGCAGGCGCTGTGCATCCTCGGGAACATTGGAGACGGAGAGAAGGCCAAGGACCTCATTATGGATAACGAGGACGTGCTCAGGAAACTAGTCGATTATCTG GCGCACCCGGAGTCGAAACTGCAAGAAGCAGCTTTGTTCGTGGCGGGTAACTTGGTGTGGCGCGGCGAGGCGGGCGCGGCGGCGCGGCAGGCGCGGCTCGCGGACCTCGGCGTGCTGCGCGCCCTCAAGCTCCTGCGGGCCAGGCACGACGCCCACCACCTGCACGACAA AGTGAAAACGGCCCTAGCACAGTTCAACGATTTCACATAG